The genomic region CCCTGATGCCAATGCCCGGAACGAAAGTACCTTGCACGATCCGACATCCCGTGTCGCAATCCGGATTGTGCCCGCCGACGAGGAGCGCCAGATTGCACTTGAGACGCAAGCCGTCATCGCCAGGGAGGGCGCATGAACGACCAGCCGAAGATTGACCTTGCGCGCCCCGTGTCGGACGAGATCCGGCAGACGACCTGCTACATGTGCGCCTGCCGCTGCGGGATCAATGTGCATCTGAAGGCGGGTACAGTGACCTATATCGAGGGCAACCGGGATCATCCGATCAACAAGGGTGTTCTCTGTGCCAAGGGGGCCAGCGGGATCATGCAGGTCACCGCCCCCAGCCGGTTGAAGGCCCCGCTGCGGCGCGTGGGGCCGCGCGGGTCCGGCGCGTTCGAGGTGATCTCGTGGGAGGAGGCGCTGTCAACCGCTGTCTCCTGGATGAAGCCGCTGCGAGAGACCGCGCCGGAAAAGCTCGCCTTCTTCACCGGGCGCGACCAAAGCCAATCCCTCACCGGCTGGTGGGCGCAGAACTTCGGCACGCCAAACTATGCGGCGCATGGGGGCTTTTGTTCGGTCAACATGGCGGCGGGCGGCATCTACACCATCGGCGGGGCCTTCTGGGAATTCGGCCAGCCGGATTGGGAGCGGACGAAGCTGTTCGTCATGTTCGGCGTGGCCGAGGATCATGACAGCAACCCGATCAAGATCGGTCTGGGCAAGCTGAAGGCGCGCGGCGCGCGGGTCATCAGCGTCAATCCGATCCGCACGGGCTATTCCGCCGTTGCGGATGACTGGATCGGGATCACGCCGGGAACCGATGGCCTGCTGATCCTGTCCCTGATCCATTGCCTGCTGGAGGCCGGGAAGGTCGACCTTGACTACCTCGCCCAATGGACCAACGCGCCCTTGCTGGTGAACGGGGCCGAGGGGGCGGAGAAAGGCCTTTTCGTCAGGAACGCCGAAAGCCAGCCCTTCGTGATCGACAAGGCCTCCGGCCACCCGGCACCCTGGGATGGCAAAGGGGTGCAGCCCGACCTTGGGGCCGAATGGCAGGGCAATCGCACGGTCTTCCGCCATATGGTCGAGGAATACCTCAAGCCGGATTACGCCCCCGAAGCCGTCGCCGTGCGCTGCGGCGTGACGGCGCTGCGCATCCGGCAGCTGGCGGCAGAACTGGCCGAGGTTGCCTTTGATCAGGCGATCACGCTGGACCGGCCCTGGACCGACTTCCGCGGGAATGACCATAGGGACATGCCCGGCCGCCCGGTCAGTTTCCACGCCATGCGGGGGATTTCGGCCCATTCCAACGGCTTCCAGACGGCCCGGGCGCTGCACCTTTTGCAGATCATCCTCGGGTCGCTGGAAACGCCCGGCGGCTACCGGCTGAAGCCACCCTATCCAAAGCCGGTCGAGGCGCACCCGACGCCCCATTTCGTGACCACTCCCGGAAAGCCCCTGACCGGCCCGCATCTGGGCTATGTGCGGGGGCCGGATGACCTGTGCCTTCTGCCGGATGGCCAGCCCGCCCGCATCGACAAGGCGTTTTCGTGGGAAAACCCGTTTTCGGCCCATGGGTTGATGCATATGCTGATCCCCAACGCCCATGCGGGCGACCCCTACCGGATCGACACGCTGTTCCTCTACATGGCGAACATGGCGTGGAATTCGTCGATGAATTCCGCCCGAGTGATGGAGATGCTGACCGACAAGGGGCCGGATGGTGAATACCTGATCCCCCGGATCATCTACTCCGACGCCTATGCCAGTGAGATGGTGGCCTACGCCGATCTGATCCTGCCTGACACGACCTATCTGGAGCGGCACGATTGCATCAGCCTTCTGGACCGCCCCATCAGTGAGCCGGACGCGGCGGGTGACGCGATCCGCTGGCCGGTGGTCACGCCCGACCGGGACGTGCGGTGCTTTCAGTCAGTGCTCCTCGACCTTGGGGCGCGGCTGGGCCTGCCGGGGATGGTGAATGAGGATGGCAGCCCGAAATACGCCGACTATGCCGATTACATCGTGAACCACCAGCGCAGGCCGGGGGTTGGTCCGCTGATGGGCTTTCGCGGTGACGGCACGCAGACGGGCAGGGGCGCGCCGAACCCGGACCAGATGCAAAGCTACATCGACAACGGGGCCTTCCATCAGGCGCATGTGCCGGAAGAGGCGGCCTTCATGAAACCCTGGAACGCCGCCTATCAGGACTGGGCGGTGAAACTGGGGCTGTACGAAACACCGCAGCCCTATCTTTTCAACATCTGGTCCGAACCGATGCGCCGCTTTCAACTGGCCGCCGAAGGCTTTGGCCCCCGCCAGCCGCCCGACCACCTGCGCGACCGGCTGAAGCAGGCAATGCATCCCTTGCCGATCTGGTACGCGCCCTATGGCGATGATGATGCCGCCTTCGGCTATACCGTCCATGCGCTGACGCAGCGACCGATGGACATGTACCATAGCTGGGGCAGCCAGAATGCCTGGCTGCGGCAGATCAGGGGGCGGAACTCGTTGTTCCTGCCGACGAAGATCTGGGAGACGCAGGGGTTTGAGGACGGAGACTGGGCCCGGGTATCCTCGCGCGCCGGTGTCATCACCGTGCCGGTGGCGCATATGGTGGCGCTGAACGAAAACACCGTCTGGACCTGGAACGCGATCGGCAAGCGGAAGGGGGCCTGGGCTCTGGATGCGGACGCGCCAGAGGCGACGACGGGGTTTCTGCTCAACCACCTGATTTCCGAACTGCTGCCCGACAAGGCCGAACATCAGGGCCACCGCTTGTCGAACTCAGACCCCGTCACCGGTCAGGCGGCGTGGTTTGACTGCCGGGTCCGGGTGGAACGGGTTGCGGCAGAAGATCATGCGCGCGGAATGTCGGAACCGGGTTTCCCGCAACTGCCCGACCCGCCACGCGCGGGCGGGGGCCGGGCGCAAAACTTTTCGAAAAGTTTTGCCAAAAGTTTTCGAAAACTTTTGGCGCCGGTGGAGGGGAAGCGATGACCGCCCTGCCGCATGCAACCGACAAGAAGCTGGGCCTGGTGATCGACCTTGATACCTGCGTCGGCTGTCAGGCCTGCGTCACGGCCTGCAAGGGCTGGAACGATCAGGGCGACGGCCTCAGCGATCAGGATGCCCATGGCGCTGACCCTTCGGGCACCTTCCTCAACCGTGTCCATTCCTATCAGGTCACTCTCCCCGACGCCCCGCCGCAGATCGTGAACTTCCCGCGGTCCTGCCTGCATTGCGAGGACGCGCCTTGCGTCACCGTCTGCCCCACGGGCGCCAGCTACAAGCGGGCCGAGGACGGGATCGTGCTGGTCAACCCGGACTCCTGCATCGGCTGCGGCCTGTGCGCCTGGGCCTGCCCTTACGGCGCGCGTGAGATGGATGCCGATCAGGGGGTGATGAAGAAATGCACCCTCTGCGTCGACCGGATCTACAACGACACCCTGCCCGAGGAGGACCGCGAACCCGCCTGCGTCCGCACCTGCCCAACGAACGCCCGCCATTTCGGCGATTTCGCCGATCCGGACAGCAAGGTGTCGCGGCTGGTGGCCGAACGCGGCGGCTATGACCTGATGCCGGGAATGGGGACAAAGCCGACCAACAAATACCTCGCCCCCCGCAAGAAGGGCCCGGGTGAGGCAAGCCTTCTGGCCCCCCTGCTTGATATCAAGGCAACTGGGGTCGCGGGCTGGCTGGACCGGATGCTGGGAAAGATCTGACATGCACCCGGCCCCTTCCGTCATCCTGTTTTCCACGCTGTCCGGCCTTGGCTTCGGCTTTCTGGCCTTCCTTGGCGCGGGGGTGCTGCTGCCCTCTGGCTGGGTGGCGTTCTTTCTGTGGGGGCTGGGTTACGGCTTGGCCGTGGCGGGGCTTCTCGCCGCGACCTTTCACCTTGGGAACCCCGTGAACGCGGCCAAGGCCTTCAGCCAGTGGCGCACAAGCTGGCTAAGCCGCGAGGCCTGGGCCTCCGTTGCAACGCTGCTCACGCTGGCCCCCATGGCGCTGTCGGACTTGCTGGGTCTGGGTCTGCCGCGCGTCATCGGGCAGGTCGGGGCCGTTCTGGCGCTGGTCACGGTGCTGACCACGGCGATGATCTATACCCAGATCAAGGCCGTGCCGCGCTGGCACCTGTGGCTGACGCCGGTGATGTTCCTTGGCTTTGCCATCGCCGGGGGCGCGATGCTTTCCGGGGCGATCTGGGCGCCGCTGGCATTGGTCGCGGTCGGGGCGGTGCTGGTAGCGCTCTGGCGGGTGGGCGACGGGGCCTTTGCCCGCGCGGGCCAGACCATCGGCACAGCCACAGGACTGGACCGGATCGGCACCCCTTGGGTATTCGAACCTGCCCATACCGCCGGAAACTACCTGCTGCGCGAGATGATCTTTGTCGTCGGCCGCAAACATGCAACCAAGCTGCGCTGGATCGCCCTTGGCCTTGCGTCGGTCCTGCCTGCACTGGTTCTTCTGCTGCCGCTGGGCTGGCCGGGCGTGGCGCTCGCCACCGTCCTGCATCTGGCAGGCGCTTTGGCCGCCCGCTGGCTGTTTTTTGCCGAGGCAGAGCATGTCGTGGGGCTTTACTACGGCGCGCGGGGATGATCCCTATCAGCCATGGGAAATCCGTTCAAAAGCTATGATATTCGCGGTCGCCTCGGTGTCGACCTTGACGAAACCGTTGCCCACCGCATCGCCCGCGCCTTTGCCCAAGTCACCGGTGCGGCGGCTGTGGTGCTGGCCCGCGATTGCCGTGAAAGCTCACCCGCGCTGGCCGAAGCGGTGGCAAAGGGGCTGATGGCAGAAGGGGTGCAGGTCCTGGACCTTGGCCTTGCCGGAACCGAAGAGATGTATTTCGCCACCGCCCATCTTGGTGCGGGGGGTGGGATCATGGTCACCGCCTCGCACAACCCGGCAGATTACAACGGCATGAAGCTGGTCGGCCCCGGTGCGATGCCCCTGACCGCCGAGGCCTTTGCCAAGGTCCGCGCGTTGAGCGAGGCAGATGCGCCGGACCGGCTGCCGGGCGGCAGCTGGCAAGATGTCAGTGCAACGCGGGCCGCCTATGTGGCGCGGGTCGTCGGGATGGTCGGCGCGCAAGCGATCGGGCCGCTGCAAGTGCTGGTCAATGCGGGGAACGGGGCGGCGGGGCCCACTCTGGATGCCCTGGCCGAGGGGCTGGAGAAGGCCGGAGCAAGGCTTGACCTTCTGCGCTTGCATCATGACCCGGATGGAAGCTTTCCGAACGGCATTCCCAACCCGCTTTTGCCAGAAAACCGGCCCGTCACCGCAGCCGCGGTGCAGGCGGCAGGGGCCGGGATGGGCGTGGCCTTCGACGGCGACTTTGACCGCTGCTTCCTGTTCGACGGGCAGGGCGGCTTTGTCGATGGCGAGCATGTAGTGGCCCTGCTTGCCGCAGCACATCTGCAGCAGACCCCGGGTGCCACCATCATCCATGACCCGCGCGTGCTTTGGGCGGTCGAAGACACCATTGCCCGCCACGGTGGCCGGTCGGTCCTTGCCCCGACCGGGCATGTGTTCCTCAAAGCGGCGATGCGGCGCGAAGGCGCGGTCTATGGCGGCGAGATGAGCGCGCATCACTATTTCCGCGATTTCATGGCCTGTGACAGCGGCATGATCCCCTGGCTGATGGTCGCCGGCCTGATCGGCCGAACCGGGCGCAGTCTGGCGGACCTTGTGGGCGATCTGCGGCGGGATTTCCCGTCCTCGGGCGAGATCAATTTTGCCGTGGCCGATACCGCCGCCACGGTTGCACGGGTGCACAAGGCCCTGGCCCCGCTTGCCAAGGCTGAGGACCGGACCGATGGGCTAAGCCTGAGCTTCGGCGATTGGCGGCTGAACCTGCGGGCGTCGAATACCGAACCCCTCCTGCGCCTGAACGTCGAGGCGCGGGGTGATGCGGGACTGGTGGCCGCAGGCGTGGCCCGGCTGACGGCGCTGATCGAAGGCTGATCCGCTAATCGCCACTTTCTTGGGCGGACTGCCTGGAAATATAGCGATGCCATCGCCCACGGCACGCGTCCCGCGCGTGGGCAACCGCCATCAATTGTCATCCTCTGCCCGCCGCGCCGACAGTGCGCGTGAGGGGACCCAAGGATGACCGCATTCCAGCCGATCATGATGCCGCCGCGCGATGCGCTGCAGCGCGCCAAGGGTGAGGCTCTGGTCACGCTTGACAGTTTGGCCCGGTTGCAGCGCCTGCGGCAGGAAGGCTCGGCCAAGGCGATCCTGCCGGGTGGCGGCGCTGTGCCAGAGGTGGTGTTTCTGAACACCTCGGGCGGGCTGACGGCGGGGGATCGCCTGCGCTTTGCGCTTGACCTGCAGGGCGGTCGGGCTGTGGCGACAACACAGACCGCAGAACGTGCCTATCGGGCCGAAGGGGCCATGGCGCGGATGGATGTGCAGCTGACCGTCGGCCCGGATGGCTGGCTGGACTGGCTGCCGCAGGAAACGATCCTGTTCGACCGCGCGGCACTCGACCGCCGGACCCTGATCGACCTTGCCCCCGGCGCGGGCTGCCTTGCGCTTGAGGCGGTGGTACTGGGCCGCGCCGCGATGGGGGAAACGGTGCGCCAGTTGCGGTTTCGTGACCGGCGGGAAATCCGCCTTTCGGGCGCGCCGGTCTGGATCGACCCGCTGGCACTGGACGATGCGGCGCTGGACGGTGGTCCTGCAGGCCTGGGCTCGGCCCGCGCCTTTGCCAGCATCGTCATGACGGGCGAGGCCCCGCTTGACCCGTTGCGCAGGCTGCTGGACGAACCCGGCGCGACCGGGGCCGCCAGCGCCTTTGCAGGGCGTACGGTCGTTCGCCTGCTTGCGGTGGATGGCTGGCCTCTGCGCCGCCAGATCGTCCGCATCCTTCACATCCTGCGGCAGGGTCGCCCCTTGCCGCGTGTCTGGCAGCTTTGATCCCTCCATGAACCCGAGTGTCGCATGAACCTGACCCCGCGTGAGAAAGACAAACTCCTCGTCAGCCTGGCCGCCATGGTCGCGCGGGGCCGTCTGGCGCGCGGCGTCAAGCTGAACCACCCCGAAGCCATCGCGCTGATCAGCGATTTCGTTGTCGAAGGTGCCCGCGACGGGCGCAGCGTCGCCGATCTGATGGAAGCGGGCGCGCATGTGATCACCGCCGATCAATGCATGTCCGGCATCCCCGAAATGATCCACTCAGTTCAGGTCGAGGCGACCTTTCCCGACGGCACCAAACTTGTCACCGTTCACCACCCCATCCGATAGGAGGCCCCGATGCTGCGCCTTGCACTGCCGATGCTGCCCTTGCTGGTCACGCCCGCCTTTGCGCATGAAGGCCTGCACCACCATCCGCATGGGGTGGAATTCGGCTGGCTGACGGCGGCACTTGTCGGGTCGATCGTCGGTGGCGGGGTCGTCTACGCAGCCCTGAGGCGGCGGAAATGATCCCGGGTGAGGTTTTTCCCGCCGCGGGCGACATCACCCTGAACGAAGGGGCCGAAGTGACGGTGCTGATGGTCGCCAATACCGGCGACCGGCCGGTGCAAGTCGGAAGCCACTACCATTTCGCCGAGACCAATCCCGGCCTCGCCTTCGACCGCGACGCCGCGCGGGGCCAGCGTCTGGACATCGCCGCGGGCACCGCCGTGCGGTTCGAGCCCGGCCAGACGCGCGAAGTGCGGCTGGTCCCGCTGTCGGGCGCGCGCGTGGTCTATGGCTTCAACCAAAAGATCATGGGGCCTTTGGGCTGACATGTGACATAAAAAAAGGGCAGGCCTTGGTGGCCCGCGCCTTCAACAGGGGAGAGTGACAAATGTGCGACGCCTGCCTGATCGAAAACATCAAAAGCTCCATGCTGTCCC from Tabrizicola piscis harbors:
- a CDS encoding dimethyl sulfoxide reductase anchor subunit family protein, which encodes MHPAPSVILFSTLSGLGFGFLAFLGAGVLLPSGWVAFFLWGLGYGLAVAGLLAATFHLGNPVNAAKAFSQWRTSWLSREAWASVATLLTLAPMALSDLLGLGLPRVIGQVGAVLALVTVLTTAMIYTQIKAVPRWHLWLTPVMFLGFAIAGGAMLSGAIWAPLALVAVGAVLVALWRVGDGAFARAGQTIGTATGLDRIGTPWVFEPAHTAGNYLLREMIFVVGRKHATKLRWIALGLASVLPALVLLLPLGWPGVALATVLHLAGALAARWLFFAEAEHVVGLYYGARG
- a CDS encoding 4Fe-4S dicluster domain-containing protein codes for the protein MTALPHATDKKLGLVIDLDTCVGCQACVTACKGWNDQGDGLSDQDAHGADPSGTFLNRVHSYQVTLPDAPPQIVNFPRSCLHCEDAPCVTVCPTGASYKRAEDGIVLVNPDSCIGCGLCAWACPYGAREMDADQGVMKKCTLCVDRIYNDTLPEEDREPACVRTCPTNARHFGDFADPDSKVSRLVAERGGYDLMPGMGTKPTNKYLAPRKKGPGEASLLAPLLDIKATGVAGWLDRMLGKI
- a CDS encoding urease subunit gamma — protein: MNLTPREKDKLLVSLAAMVARGRLARGVKLNHPEAIALISDFVVEGARDGRSVADLMEAGAHVITADQCMSGIPEMIHSVQVEATFPDGTKLVTVHHPIR
- a CDS encoding peptidase M23, with the translated sequence MLRLALPMLPLLVTPAFAHEGLHHHPHGVEFGWLTAALVGSIVGGGVVYAALRRRK
- a CDS encoding urease accessory protein UreD, with translation MTAFQPIMMPPRDALQRAKGEALVTLDSLARLQRLRQEGSAKAILPGGGAVPEVVFLNTSGGLTAGDRLRFALDLQGGRAVATTQTAERAYRAEGAMARMDVQLTVGPDGWLDWLPQETILFDRAALDRRTLIDLAPGAGCLALEAVVLGRAAMGETVRQLRFRDRREIRLSGAPVWIDPLALDDAALDGGPAGLGSARAFASIVMTGEAPLDPLRRLLDEPGATGAASAFAGRTVVRLLAVDGWPLRRQIVRILHILRQGRPLPRVWQL
- a CDS encoding molybdopterin-dependent oxidoreductase, which translates into the protein MNDQPKIDLARPVSDEIRQTTCYMCACRCGINVHLKAGTVTYIEGNRDHPINKGVLCAKGASGIMQVTAPSRLKAPLRRVGPRGSGAFEVISWEEALSTAVSWMKPLRETAPEKLAFFTGRDQSQSLTGWWAQNFGTPNYAAHGGFCSVNMAAGGIYTIGGAFWEFGQPDWERTKLFVMFGVAEDHDSNPIKIGLGKLKARGARVISVNPIRTGYSAVADDWIGITPGTDGLLILSLIHCLLEAGKVDLDYLAQWTNAPLLVNGAEGAEKGLFVRNAESQPFVIDKASGHPAPWDGKGVQPDLGAEWQGNRTVFRHMVEEYLKPDYAPEAVAVRCGVTALRIRQLAAELAEVAFDQAITLDRPWTDFRGNDHRDMPGRPVSFHAMRGISAHSNGFQTARALHLLQIILGSLETPGGYRLKPPYPKPVEAHPTPHFVTTPGKPLTGPHLGYVRGPDDLCLLPDGQPARIDKAFSWENPFSAHGLMHMLIPNAHAGDPYRIDTLFLYMANMAWNSSMNSARVMEMLTDKGPDGEYLIPRIIYSDAYASEMVAYADLILPDTTYLERHDCISLLDRPISEPDAAGDAIRWPVVTPDRDVRCFQSVLLDLGARLGLPGMVNEDGSPKYADYADYIVNHQRRPGVGPLMGFRGDGTQTGRGAPNPDQMQSYIDNGAFHQAHVPEEAAFMKPWNAAYQDWAVKLGLYETPQPYLFNIWSEPMRRFQLAAEGFGPRQPPDHLRDRLKQAMHPLPIWYAPYGDDDAAFGYTVHALTQRPMDMYHSWGSQNAWLRQIRGRNSLFLPTKIWETQGFEDGDWARVSSRAGVITVPVAHMVALNENTVWTWNAIGKRKGAWALDADAPEATTGFLLNHLISELLPDKAEHQGHRLSNSDPVTGQAAWFDCRVRVERVAAEDHARGMSEPGFPQLPDPPRAGGGRAQNFSKSFAKSFRKLLAPVEGKR
- a CDS encoding urease subunit beta, whose product is MIPGEVFPAAGDITLNEGAEVTVLMVANTGDRPVQVGSHYHFAETNPGLAFDRDAARGQRLDIAAGTAVRFEPGQTREVRLVPLSGARVVYGFNQKIMGPLG
- a CDS encoding phosphomannomutase, whose translation is MGNPFKSYDIRGRLGVDLDETVAHRIARAFAQVTGAAAVVLARDCRESSPALAEAVAKGLMAEGVQVLDLGLAGTEEMYFATAHLGAGGGIMVTASHNPADYNGMKLVGPGAMPLTAEAFAKVRALSEADAPDRLPGGSWQDVSATRAAYVARVVGMVGAQAIGPLQVLVNAGNGAAGPTLDALAEGLEKAGARLDLLRLHHDPDGSFPNGIPNPLLPENRPVTAAAVQAAGAGMGVAFDGDFDRCFLFDGQGGFVDGEHVVALLAAAHLQQTPGATIIHDPRVLWAVEDTIARHGGRSVLAPTGHVFLKAAMRREGAVYGGEMSAHHYFRDFMACDSGMIPWLMVAGLIGRTGRSLADLVGDLRRDFPSSGEINFAVADTAATVARVHKALAPLAKAEDRTDGLSLSFGDWRLNLRASNTEPLLRLNVEARGDAGLVAAGVARLTALIEG